tacgTCATCaatcgattttaattttatcaattatttctctatgaaaaattatttacgtattttgGTTTTGGTATTCGGCcgaataatatttagatattcGGTATTAGaccgaatataataaaagcagcCGAATACCGAATATTAACCGAATATTCGTTGTCTGTTGTCTCGAATATAATTGTCTAAAAACTTTAtctatagtttaatttaaagtttaaaatagatACTTACAAGCGTCTtgcacaaatttttattttacaaatgaaGTAACcgaacttaataataaaattaattgtattaataccTTAAACCACTCAACGTACCAACTTAAATGGCACACAAAGCATTCGCATATTAAAGTCGCCGGTTTaagttttacaataattatctcattacaaattattattcaacacCCTGCTCTGtgcaacataatttaatagtataatcatgtgttattatattatgtacttaacctttttaaaatcgattttttttatattcgcaCTGTTTATgagtttaacttttaattaactatgtattttttaaattggtctGCCTtgagtttttattgtttccggttttatattattttctttagaaaCATTACCTTgacaagaatttttaaatgtacgaAAAAAAGCTGTTACAAGTTTATAAGCATATATTATAGTGGTCACATTATGTCCGCTAAcattaataagatttaatcTTATAggtaattcattttttaatagaatataaatatgtatcttcTTACTTCGGCTAAGCAATGGAACATGTTCAGTTAAAAACTGaatgaaacaaaaacttttagaTATGTCAAAGtgaaatcatttatatatataggtaacataatgtacactcatgaacgtcaaaaaaaagaaatatacattaaatgattctaattttacatttaatgccagttctcaaatcaagggcagtagaacggaagagaagaactagcaaaaaactctctgccactctttttaatcgccaagttttttttacacaatgtttgtaaggagctgcaaccgttacaccatgttccatatgacatatgaATTCCATATGAATTCAAAGGTTGGCCCTATCGTAAATACATGTAGGAGGACGTAATAGAAaagtgttacaaaaaattaaaacaaatgaatgtcaTGAATGTCGACGTAGCGAAGTAGTACGGTCCGGACCGTAGCAAGTGGAGTAAAGtgggtaaaaatatttgaactatACCCTAAAACTGCATACTAGATCTAACTAGCATAATAGGATATGGCTTCTAATccgaaaaattaaaacaaatgaatgttgACGTAGCGAGAGTAGTAGGTCACGACCGTAGCAAGTGGAGAAAAGTgggtaaaaatatttcagctaTACCCTAAAACGGCTAAAACTGCATACGACTAGACATGACTAGCATAATAGGATATGGCTTCTAATccgaaaaattaaaacaaatgaatgttgACGTAGCGAGAGTAGTAGGTCAGGACCGTAGCAAGTGGAGAAAAGtgggtaaaaatatttgaactatACCCTAAAACTGCATATGACTAGATATGACTAGCATAATACGATATGGCTTCCAATCCCAATTcataaatgcattttaattCCAGGTATTACTGAAGTACACGGAGTACAACGAGCCGCACGAGTCGCTAACCAACCGGAACATCATCGAGGTACAATAAGTACGGCGTCATTTGTGTGCCCGTGATCAATGCAGTGTCTATGCAATATTGACTTATACCATTAACAGCTTATACTCACATGCAACTGTACTAAACGTAAActaattcgaaatttaaataccaCAGTAGGTAAACACTACGGCATGTTAGTTCCTGTTAGCTCGGAACACCAGACGTTACTAATACACCCcaattgtttatgttttaccAGCATgggttttgtttatttgaattaatcgGCCCTGGTGATCCGATGGGTGAAGTCAGTGTTGTATCATTGCATTTGACACTACACACATATGTACGCTATAAAGTTACCACGTACTAGAATAACGCTGTGTAGtttgatgttttgttttaccCTCCAATACTAAACACAACAGCCACCTTGGGTCACTTCCTattttcatcatttttctaTTGAAACGTAATTGGCTTATAATTTGATTCTAATAGTAGTAACTTAGTTGATTCAAATAGAATCAcgcgtttaatttattttcccattttatttaaaccacaaTATTTTCTCACAATTTTTACCCAATGTGGCTACAACTAATTGAGGGTGTACGCATGTAAACTACAAAACACTGTTCTAAGTACTTGGCTTGTCAAGCCACCTGAGCTGGTTTCGCTGACACTTTCAGGCGCTAACGAAGAAAGAGCATAAGAACGGTGTGATGTCACCAGACAGCCCTGAAGCGGAACCGGAATACAACCTGACTCCTCGCACTGAAGCAAAGTACTCGAAAATTGATGAAGAATTCCAAATGATGATGCAAAGGAACCAGTTGAATGGGAGGAGCGTTGGAGTTGGAGTGGCAGGAAGCAATTATAACCTTCCTGTCAGCGTTCCAGTGGGAAGCTACGACCAATCGCTGCTACAGGCTAGTCCTCAGATGCACACCTCTATCAGTCCACGGCCTTCGTCTTCGGAAACCGATTCAGGTAGATATATAACcttattaacaaataagttCGATATAAATCTAAGTACTAAGAACTACTGTGCATAATGTTGCTTCTGTATCATACATATAACTGATGTTTTTCTTCTACCCACACAAGTTAATATACAAACAGTGTGGCAACAACGTCTTCTCAATGCCTGACTGATCCAGATACTTAAATAACTACTTGgataatgttttcttttttatattaaaataaaagtaagaattatttacagaaaCGCGCAGTTTGTTTGGAAAAAGTTagatagtttatatatttcttcctGCCACTTTACCACACTTATTCGTAAAGTAATACTGTATTTTCACCGTTTCAGTCTACCCAAGCGGTGGGATGCTCGAAATGTCAAACGGATACCCAGGTTCCGGCTCGCCTTTGGGAGCCGGATGTACCCCTTCCCCCTCCCCGGGACCGGCTCCCTCGCCGCACCGTCATCCCCACAAGCATGCTCCCCCGCCCCACCACTCACCACGGCATAACAACCTTCGCGTCGTCATACCCAGCTCTATGCCACCGCCACAAGATGATATCTCGTATACCGGAGAggtaagaattaataaaatataaaacacgaCATTTACTGACAGAAATCTTGGTATTTTCTGACACTCTTGAGAACACGAAAGTTATTGGGAATTGTTATatgctataataaaatagcataTATAGACTGGTATCAAAATATAggtgaaaaaaattactatgtCTTAACTATGTATTAAACAAACGCCTTTAGGAAATATTCGAAAGATTATACTACTAGACTACTAGACTAAGACTATACTATACTACTAGACTAAGACTACAAATGTTTAACGTATACTTATGGTAGCGCTATTAGTATTAGTGTTACTAAATATAGagctaaaattatatttataacataataactgAAGTGATGTTTTGCTAGATATTCACTTGTaacactatttaatttaatacaaaaatgtgtacataaattaaattaatcgacCAAAGCTTTAGTGTTTtacatattctaaatataacaaGCGTGTTACCATGTGTAAAGTACAAATATATCTCTTTTTTGTACTACAATGGACGCCGAaaaatacgataaaaatagtaattaatttaccttaaatcctcataaaaacttataaaatattagtacacATGTACCTATAACACGAAGGTCAATTCAAGAAggatcaatttattttactataatgaaaaaaaaaaacagtttggCATTTCAATTCCCACTTGGTCAAATTTAAATGCATATACTTGCTTATtctaatttttgaaaatagaaattaattcaGAAAGGGGCATatatgacaaatatatttttatttttaaatagtacaaTAGTATAGTAATAACCTATGTTATTAGTAATGGTATACGATGATATTTTCAGACACCGCTAAGCTACCCAGGACTTGGAAATTTCGGACCACAAGACTTCAGCATGAGCTCCGACATGGGGATTGGACTTTCGTGGGGCGCTCACCAACTGCATACACTACAGCACAACAGGTACATGTCTGTGcccaatttgaatttttttatttgcgttTTCTACTGGAAAAGGGTGTATCAGACTTAAATTGAGGGTAGTTTATAAGGGGGTTTTAATTATGCAACTATTATAAGATGTTATTTAcgaaaacatacaaatattaatacatttatgaccACAAAGTATT
This sequence is a window from Pieris rapae chromosome 20, ilPieRapa1.1, whole genome shotgun sequence. Protein-coding genes within it:
- the LOC110993120 gene encoding myocyte-specific enhancer factor 2 isoform X5 gives rise to the protein MGRKKIQISRITDERNRQVTFNKRKFGVMKKAYELSVLCDCEIALIIFSSNNKLYQYASTDMDKVLLKYTEYNEPHESLTNRNIIEKEHKNGVMSPDSPEAEPEYNLTPRTEAKYSKIDEEFQMMMQRNQLNGRSVGVGVAGSNYNLPVSVPVGSYDQSLLQASPQMHTSISPRPSSSETDSVYPSGGMLEMSNGYPGSGSPLGAGCTPSPSPGPAPSPHRHPHKHAPPPHHSPRHNNLRVVIPSSMPPPQDDISYTGETPLSYPGLGNFGPQDFSMSSDMGIGLSWGAHQLHTLQHNRYISSLPVLGGGTPPPAASPSNVKIKAEPVSPPRAPDHLHRGQPAPQPAHISGVIDGSISSSNLGSPAGQDMRHSAVPLDYEQPHTKRPRIEGWAT
- the LOC110993120 gene encoding myocyte-specific enhancer factor 2 isoform X6, translating into MGRKKIQISRITDERNRQVTFNKRKFGVMKKAYELSVLCDCEIALIIFSSNNKLYQYASTDMDKVLLKYTEYNEPHESLTNRNIIEALTKKEHKNGVMSPDSPEAEPEYNLTPRTEAKYSKIDEEFQMMMQRNQLNGRSVGVGVAGSNYNLPVSVPVGSYDQSLLQASPQMHTSISPRPSSSETDSVYPSGGMLEMSNGYPGSGSPLGAGCTPSPSPGPAPSPHRHPHKHAPPPHHSPRHNNLRVVIPSSMPPPQDDISYTGETPLSYPGLGNFGPQDFSMSSDMGIGLSWGAHQLHTLQHNRYISSLPVLGGGTPPPAASPSNVKIKAEPVSPPRAPDHLHRGQPAPQPAHISGVIDGQDMRHSAVPLDYEQPHTKRPRIEGWAT
- the LOC110993120 gene encoding myocyte-specific enhancer factor 2 isoform X2, encoding MGRKKIQISRITDERNRQVTFNKRKFGVMKKAYELSVLCDCEIALIIFSSNNKLYQYASTDMDKVLLKYTEYNEPHESLTNRNIIEALTKKEHKNGVMSPDSPEAEPEYNLTPRTEAKYSKIDEEFQMMMQRNQLNGRSVGVGVAGSNYNLPVSVPVGSYDQSLLQASPQMHTSISPRPSSSETDSVYPSGGMLEMSNGYPGSGSPLGAGCTPSPSPGPAPSPHRHPHKHAPPPHHSPRHNNLRVVIPSSMPPPQDDISYTGETPLSYPGLGNFGPQDFSMSSDMGIGLSWGAHQLHTLQHNRYISLPVLGGGTPPPAASPSNVKIKAEPVSPPRAPDHLHRGQPAPQPAHISGVIDGSISSSNLGSPAGQDMRHSAVPLDYEQPHTKRPRIEGWAT
- the LOC110993120 gene encoding myocyte-specific enhancer factor 2 isoform X4, with protein sequence MGRKKIQISRITDERNRQVTFNKRKFGVMKKAYELSVLCDCEIALIIFSSNNKLYQYASTDMDKVLLKYTEYNEPHESLTNRNIIEALTKKEHKNGVMSPDSPEAEPEYNLTPRTEAKYSKIDEEFQMMMQRNQLNGRSVGVGVAGSNYNLPVSVPVGSYDQSLLQASPQMHTSISPRPSSSETDSVYPSGGMLEMSNGYPGSGSPLGAGCTPSPSPGPAPSPHRHPHKHAPPPHHSPRHNNLRVVIPSSMPPPQDDISYTGETPLSYPGLGNFGPQDFSMSSDMGIGLSWGAHQLHTLQHNSSLPVLGGGTPPPAASPSNVKIKAEPVSPPRAPDHLHRGQPAPQPAHISGVIDGSISSSNLGSPAGQDMRHSAVPLDYEQPHTKRPRIEGWAT
- the LOC110993120 gene encoding myocyte-specific enhancer factor 2 isoform X1; this translates as MGRKKIQISRITDERNRQVTFNKRKFGVMKKAYELSVLCDCEIALIIFSSNNKLYQYASTDMDKVLLKYTEYNEPHESLTNRNIIEALTKKEHKNGVMSPDSPEAEPEYNLTPRTEAKYSKIDEEFQMMMQRNQLNGRSVGVGVAGSNYNLPVSVPVGSYDQSLLQASPQMHTSISPRPSSSETDSVYPSGGMLEMSNGYPGSGSPLGAGCTPSPSPGPAPSPHRHPHKHAPPPHHSPRHNNLRVVIPSSMPPPQDDISYTGETPLSYPGLGNFGPQDFSMSSDMGIGLSWGAHQLHTLQHNRYISSLPVLGGGTPPPAASPSNVKIKAEPVSPPRAPDHLHRGQPAPQPAHISGVIDGSISSSNLGSPAGQDMRHSAVPLDYEQPHTKRPRIEGWAT
- the LOC110993120 gene encoding myocyte-specific enhancer factor 2 isoform X3 codes for the protein MGRKKIQISRITDERNRQVTFNKRKFGVMKKAYELSVLCDCEIALIIFSSNNKLYQYASTDMDKVLLKYTEYNEPHESLTNRNIIEALTKKEHKNGVMSPDSPEAEPEYNLTPRTEAKYSKIDEEFQMMMQRNQLNGRSVGVGVAGSNYNLPVSVPVGSYDQSLLQASPQMHTSISPRPSSSETDSVYPSGGMLEMSNGYPGSGSPLGAGCTPSPSPGPAPSPHRHPHKHAPPPHHSPRHNNLRVVIPSSMPPPQDDISYTGETPLSYPGLGNFGPQDFSMSSDMGIGLSWGAHQLHTLQHNSSSLPVLGGGTPPPAASPSNVKIKAEPVSPPRAPDHLHRGQPAPQPAHISGVIDGSISSSNLGSPAGQDMRHSAVPLDYEQPHTKRPRIEGWAT